From the genome of Halostella limicola, one region includes:
- a CDS encoding UxaA family hydrolase: MKGEVLGEAGLHMAAADNVVTAIDDLDAGAKIPWDDGTVELDEPVPFGHKVALEPIEPGDEVVKYGETIGEAVEPIRPGEWVHTHNCESTRGRGDRDADAGEVA; the protein is encoded by the coding sequence ATGAAGGGGGAAGTCCTCGGCGAAGCCGGTCTGCACATGGCGGCGGCGGACAACGTCGTCACGGCCATCGACGACCTGGACGCCGGCGCGAAGATCCCCTGGGACGACGGGACGGTCGAACTCGACGAGCCGGTCCCCTTCGGTCACAAGGTCGCCCTGGAGCCGATCGAGCCGGGCGACGAGGTCGTGAAGTACGGGGAGACGATCGGGGAGGCGGTCGAGCCGATCCGGCCCGGCGAATGGGTGCACACGCACAACTGCGAGAGCACGCGCGGCCGGGGCGACCGCGACGCCGACGCGGGGGAGGTGGCCTGA
- a CDS encoding universal stress protein, producing the protein MVIVAAISGSEGTSDVAARGDELAQAFDDELHLVHVIEESEYTRLVEKQSSTRETDTGSVEDNAAAAAADGLDEVITSDYSVVGRVGNPGKKVVEYVNEVDARYLVVGGRARSPVGKALFGSVTQSILLNAERPVVTVTSPE; encoded by the coding sequence ATGGTCATCGTTGCAGCGATTAGCGGCTCCGAGGGAACGAGCGACGTCGCCGCGCGAGGAGACGAGCTGGCGCAGGCGTTCGACGACGAACTCCACCTCGTCCACGTCATCGAGGAGTCCGAGTACACGCGACTCGTCGAGAAACAGTCCAGCACGCGGGAGACCGACACGGGGTCGGTAGAGGACAACGCCGCCGCCGCCGCGGCGGACGGGCTCGACGAGGTCATTACGAGCGACTACTCGGTCGTTGGGAGGGTAGGGAATCCCGGTAAGAAGGTCGTGGAGTACGTGAACGAGGTCGATGCCCGATACCTCGTCGTCGGGGGTCGGGCGCGCTCCCCCGTCGGGAAGGCGCTGTTCGGGAGCGTCACCCAGTCGATCCTCCTGAACGCCGAGCGGCCAGTCGTCACGGTCACGTCGCCGGAGTAG
- a CDS encoding TRAP transporter small permease, producing MEIDQSLDLKRDHVFDKLVLYGATALFGLTIVLTTLQVFIRWLDLPTFGFLHWTEPAARFVLIVATYVGAAVAVRNNEHIAIQFLLERLTRWKPRVGVTVQLLGKVVAIGFLAIAFWGTTLRAIDDWTTSIGGIDIVTSGHLYLGIAVGVGLMLLYAVVDIVELVRGHVTAGTSDTTEGGFEEGIPDE from the coding sequence ATGGAAATCGACCAATCACTCGACCTGAAGCGCGATCACGTTTTCGACAAGCTCGTACTGTACGGTGCAACGGCGCTGTTCGGGTTGACGATCGTCCTGACGACGCTTCAGGTCTTCATCCGCTGGTTGGACCTGCCGACGTTCGGCTTCCTTCACTGGACCGAACCAGCGGCCCGTTTCGTCCTCATCGTCGCGACGTACGTCGGCGCCGCCGTCGCCGTTCGGAACAACGAACACATCGCGATCCAGTTCCTGTTAGAGCGCCTCACCCGGTGGAAGCCGCGAGTCGGTGTGACCGTCCAGCTTCTGGGCAAGGTCGTCGCCATCGGGTTCCTGGCGATCGCCTTCTGGGGAACTACCCTCAGAGCGATCGACGACTGGACGACGTCGATAGGAGGGATCGATATCGTCACCTCCGGGCATCTTTATCTCGGCATCGCCGTCGGCGTCGGGCTAATGTTGCTTTACGCCGTCGTCGACATCGTCGAACTGGTCCGAGGACACGTGACGGCCGGAACGAGCGACACCACCGAGGGCGGCTTCGAGGAGGGGATCCCGGATGAGTGA
- a CDS encoding SDR family NAD(P)-dependent oxidoreductase gives MSDLFEGDTAIVTGASRGIGSGIATKLADHGASVVVNYRSSEEKAEAVVDEIEDDGGTAVAVQADVSDYADVEAMVDATVDRFGSLDVLVNNAGMTKIGPAAELDVEDWRRVIDVDLTGVFIGSQIAGRRMREQADGGAIVNVASMMGTMGYHRRAPYCAAKSGVINLTKTLAVEWAEDDVRVNALAPGFIQTDITDQTQDAAGYTDDDIRRRTPMARYGTVEEMANCVSFLARGDTFVTGEVLRADGGWTSDAWRYHEGRA, from the coding sequence ATGAGCGACCTGTTCGAAGGCGATACGGCTATCGTCACCGGAGCGTCGAGAGGTATCGGAAGCGGGATCGCGACCAAACTGGCCGACCACGGGGCGTCGGTCGTGGTCAACTATCGGTCCTCGGAGGAGAAAGCCGAGGCGGTGGTCGACGAGATCGAGGACGACGGCGGAACCGCCGTCGCCGTGCAGGCCGACGTGAGCGACTACGCGGACGTCGAGGCAATGGTGGACGCGACCGTCGATCGGTTCGGCTCGCTGGACGTCCTCGTGAACAACGCCGGCATGACGAAGATCGGCCCGGCCGCGGAGCTCGACGTCGAGGACTGGCGGCGGGTGATCGACGTCGATCTCACGGGCGTGTTCATCGGCAGTCAGATCGCGGGCCGCCGGATGCGGGAGCAGGCCGACGGCGGAGCCATCGTGAACGTCGCGTCGATGATGGGGACGATGGGATATCACCGTCGGGCACCGTACTGCGCGGCGAAGTCGGGCGTCATCAACCTCACGAAGACGCTCGCCGTCGAGTGGGCCGAGGACGACGTCCGGGTGAACGCACTCGCGCCGGGGTTCATCCAGACCGACATCACGGACCAGACGCAGGACGCCGCCGGGTACACCGACGACGACATCCGGCGACGGACGCCGATGGCCAGATACGGGACGGTCGAGGAGATGGCCAACTGCGTCTCCTTCCTGGCGCGTGGCGACACGTTCGTCACCGGTGAGGTGCTCCGTGCCGACGGCGGCTGGACGTCCGACGCGTGGCGGTACCACGAGGGTCGCGCGTAG
- a CDS encoding UxaA family hydrolase encodes METFEGYPRDSGPAGVRNYVAVVPTSVAASAVAEAVADRSAENVRSTPHQMGIDPPDAARDQIERTLSGVGRNPNVGAALVVGLGPERIAADDVADEIADAGRDVEVLSIREAGGTAAAVEAGVELAQDLWSGIADATREERDASELVFGVECGGSDATSGIAANPAVGAACDRLVRDGGTATFSETPEFIGAEHILADRCADGEVRERLLDRVERRESTARLMGVDLRGAQPSPGNQEGGLTTIEEKSLGAISKGGTTPIRGIVNYAESLPTGSGLVLMDTPGYDIESVVGKVAGGAQVVAFTTGRGSTTGNPLAPVIKVTGNPKTADRLASNMDVDASTVIDGEPIDSVGDRIYERLLSVASGERTAAERRRLEEFAINELQPNELAELRGGA; translated from the coding sequence ATGGAGACTTTCGAAGGGTATCCGCGGGACTCCGGACCGGCCGGCGTCCGCAACTACGTCGCCGTGGTACCGACGTCGGTCGCGGCGTCGGCCGTCGCGGAGGCCGTGGCCGACCGCTCGGCGGAGAACGTCCGATCGACGCCCCACCAGATGGGGATCGATCCGCCCGACGCGGCCCGCGACCAGATCGAACGAACGCTCTCGGGTGTCGGTCGGAACCCCAACGTGGGGGCGGCGCTCGTCGTCGGTCTCGGCCCCGAACGTATCGCGGCCGACGACGTCGCTGACGAGATAGCGGACGCCGGCCGCGACGTCGAAGTGCTCTCGATCCGCGAGGCCGGCGGCACGGCCGCGGCGGTCGAGGCGGGAGTCGAACTCGCTCAGGATCTCTGGAGCGGGATCGCGGACGCGACCCGGGAGGAGCGGGACGCGAGCGAACTCGTCTTCGGCGTCGAGTGCGGCGGGTCGGACGCGACGAGCGGGATCGCGGCGAACCCGGCGGTCGGGGCGGCCTGCGACCGGCTCGTCCGGGACGGCGGCACCGCGACCTTCTCCGAGACGCCCGAGTTCATCGGCGCGGAGCACATCCTCGCCGACCGGTGCGCCGACGGCGAGGTGCGCGAGCGGCTCCTCGACCGCGTCGAGCGCCGGGAGTCGACCGCCCGGCTGATGGGGGTCGACCTCCGCGGCGCGCAGCCGAGCCCCGGGAACCAGGAGGGCGGATTGACGACCATCGAGGAGAAGAGCCTCGGCGCCATCTCGAAGGGCGGGACGACCCCGATCCGCGGTATCGTGAACTACGCCGAATCCCTGCCGACCGGCAGCGGGTTGGTGCTGATGGACACCCCGGGCTACGACATCGAGAGCGTCGTGGGGAAGGTCGCGGGCGGAGCGCAGGTCGTCGCGTTCACCACCGGGCGCGGGTCGACGACCGGGAACCCGCTCGCGCCGGTGATCAAGGTGACCGGGAACCCGAAGACCGCGGACCGGCTGGCGTCGAACATGGACGTGGACGCGAGCACCGTCATCGACGGCGAGCCGATCGACTCGGTCGGCGACCGTATCTACGAGCGGCTGCTGTCCGTCGCGAGCGGGGAGCGGACGGCCGCGGAACGGCGGCGCCTGGAGGAGTTCGCGATCAACGAGCTCCAGCCGAACGAATTGGCCGAACTGCGAGGGGGAGCATGA
- a CDS encoding UxaA family hydrolase, with protein MSTPTADVDAVRAGRGSFAGFRRDDDRLGVRNRVLVAPSVICSHIVAERIAEADDRAVCVPHDHGCGQIGADHEQTERTLRNLARNPNVAGATVVGLGCEHLQSEPFAERIAADGVPVRETAIQDAGGTEACVEEGSAAAAELARTAATTDRTEAALGDLTVGVVSSDLDRSTRDVADPLVGETVDALLDAGARVVVAGTERLAPHSAAAADRAATDGVAEAIGEACERDAGRPGNARRVVREAANAEFESVVGTWGSAPVDEFVPYGGRATIDRGLALVDAPSRFEEAATALAAAGASVVVHVTADGIPTGHPVVPVLKVTGDGTTAEALAADVDVDAREASPADVLDDLVRVADGGRTAAEEHGLTKFAISRVGPSL; from the coding sequence ATGTCGACGCCGACCGCCGACGTCGACGCGGTCCGGGCCGGCCGGGGATCGTTCGCGGGCTTCCGGCGGGACGACGACCGGCTCGGCGTCCGGAACCGCGTTCTGGTCGCCCCGTCGGTCATCTGCTCGCACATCGTCGCCGAGCGGATCGCCGAGGCGGACGATCGCGCCGTCTGCGTCCCCCACGACCACGGCTGCGGCCAGATCGGGGCCGACCACGAGCAGACCGAACGCACCCTGCGGAACCTCGCGCGCAACCCCAACGTCGCCGGGGCGACCGTCGTCGGGCTCGGCTGCGAGCACCTCCAGAGCGAGCCGTTCGCCGAGCGGATCGCCGCTGACGGCGTCCCCGTCCGCGAGACCGCGATCCAGGACGCCGGCGGGACGGAGGCCTGCGTCGAGGAGGGGTCCGCCGCTGCCGCGGAGCTGGCGAGAACCGCCGCGACCACTGACCGGACGGAGGCGGCGCTCGGTGATCTCACCGTCGGGGTCGTGAGCTCCGACCTCGACCGGTCGACCCGCGACGTGGCGGACCCGCTCGTAGGGGAGACGGTCGACGCCCTGCTCGACGCGGGCGCCCGCGTCGTCGTCGCCGGGACCGAGCGGCTCGCCCCGCACTCGGCGGCGGCCGCGGACCGCGCCGCGACGGACGGCGTCGCCGAGGCGATCGGCGAGGCCTGCGAGCGCGACGCCGGCCGCCCCGGGAACGCGCGACGGGTCGTCCGCGAGGCAGCGAACGCGGAGTTCGAGTCCGTCGTCGGGACGTGGGGCAGCGCCCCCGTCGACGAGTTCGTCCCCTACGGCGGCCGCGCGACCATCGACCGCGGACTGGCGCTCGTCGACGCCCCGTCGCGCTTCGAGGAGGCCGCCACGGCGCTCGCGGCGGCCGGCGCGTCCGTCGTCGTCCACGTCACGGCGGACGGGATCCCGACCGGTCATCCGGTCGTTCCGGTCCTCAAGGTTACCGGCGACGGGACGACGGCCGAGGCGCTCGCCGCTGACGTCGACGTCGACGCCCGGGAGGCGAGTCCAGCCGACGTTCTCGACGACCTCGTCCGGGTCGCGGACGGCGGCCGGACCGCCGCGGAGGAGCACGGCCTGACGAAGTTCGCGATAAGCCGGGTCGGGCCGTCGCTGTGA
- a CDS encoding LUD domain-containing protein — translation METGTIQEFQQSLSSLDTASTVVSADEFEAGIADVIETPAVGAELPFDDLSLSETPVTLDPSPAQLRGATTGVTGSRMGITSLGTVAVESREEGDEFVALYPERHVAVVRERDLEADLSDAFGWLRNEFEAGRQSFILATGPSSTGDMGALVQGVHGPEHVHIVIVRDNE, via the coding sequence ATGGAAACGGGCACGATACAGGAATTCCAGCAGTCGCTTTCGAGTTTGGACACGGCGTCGACCGTCGTCTCCGCGGATGAGTTCGAGGCGGGGATCGCCGACGTGATCGAGACGCCGGCGGTCGGGGCGGAGCTCCCGTTCGACGACCTCTCGCTGTCGGAGACACCGGTGACGCTCGACCCGTCGCCCGCGCAACTCCGCGGGGCGACGACGGGCGTGACGGGGTCCCGGATGGGGATCACCTCGCTGGGGACGGTCGCCGTCGAGTCGAGGGAGGAGGGCGACGAGTTCGTCGCGCTCTACCCGGAGCGCCACGTCGCCGTCGTCAGGGAGCGCGACCTCGAAGCGGACCTCTCGGACGCCTTCGGCTGGCTCCGGAACGAGTTCGAGGCGGGCCGGCAGTCGTTCATCCTCGCGACGGGCCCGAGTTCGACGGGCGACATGGGCGCGCTCGTGCAGGGGGTCCACGGCCCGGAACACGTCCACATCGTTATCGTCAGAGACAATGAGTGA
- a CDS encoding NAD(P)-dependent alcohol dehydrogenase has translation MKAAELVEAQTFETRTRERPTPGPSEVLVEVSDVGICGSDVHWYQHGRMGDRVVDEPLVLGHESAGRVVDAGGDVEDVAVGDRVAVEPGVPCGRCEHCRRGAYNLCPEVSFMATPGTDGAFREYVAWPADFVHALPPSVSTREGALCEPISVGIQAVRRADIDAGDTVLVTGAGPIGTLAMDVARAAGAANLAVADVVDSKLERAADRGADLTIDTGEEDIAASVRDEFGHGVDAAIEATGVPPAIEATLDAPRPGGTAVLVGLAPDETVPVDTFEIVRRQVDVRGSYRFANTYPAALSMLAADTVDAEGTIDFEMPLDRIAEAFERAREPGVIKGVIAMG, from the coding sequence ATGAAGGCGGCCGAACTCGTCGAGGCGCAGACGTTCGAGACGCGGACCCGGGAGCGACCCACCCCCGGGCCGTCGGAAGTACTCGTCGAGGTGAGCGACGTGGGGATCTGCGGGTCGGACGTGCACTGGTACCAGCACGGGCGGATGGGCGACCGGGTAGTCGACGAGCCGCTCGTTCTCGGGCACGAGAGCGCGGGCCGGGTCGTCGACGCGGGAGGCGACGTCGAAGACGTGGCCGTCGGCGACCGCGTGGCAGTCGAACCCGGCGTCCCCTGCGGCCGGTGCGAGCACTGCCGGCGCGGCGCGTACAACCTGTGTCCCGAGGTGTCGTTCATGGCGACGCCGGGCACCGACGGCGCGTTCCGGGAGTACGTTGCGTGGCCGGCGGACTTCGTGCACGCGCTCCCGCCGTCCGTCTCGACGCGCGAGGGGGCGCTGTGCGAGCCGATCAGCGTCGGCATACAGGCAGTGCGGCGGGCCGACATCGACGCGGGCGACACCGTACTCGTCACGGGCGCCGGACCGATCGGAACGCTCGCGATGGACGTCGCGAGGGCGGCGGGCGCCGCGAACCTGGCCGTCGCGGACGTCGTGGACTCGAAGCTCGAGCGGGCCGCCGACCGCGGGGCGGATCTGACCATAGACACCGGCGAGGAAGATATCGCGGCGTCGGTCCGCGACGAGTTCGGGCACGGGGTCGACGCGGCGATCGAGGCGACCGGCGTGCCTCCGGCCATCGAGGCGACGCTCGACGCGCCGCGACCGGGCGGCACCGCGGTCCTCGTCGGGCTCGCTCCCGACGAGACGGTCCCCGTGGATACGTTCGAGATCGTCCGCCGGCAGGTCGACGTGCGCGGGAGCTACCGGTTCGCGAACACGTACCCGGCGGCCCTCTCCATGCTCGCCGCTGACACCGTCGACGCTGAGGGGACGATCGACTTCGAGATGCCGCTCGACCGCATCGCGGAGGCGTTCGAGCGCGCCCGGGAGCCGGGCGTGATCAAAGGCGTGATCGCGATGGGGTGA
- a CDS encoding TRAP transporter substrate-binding protein, giving the protein MTIASTFEPGHILVQAAENFKEQVESESDGDISVEISPGGSYGSEDEIGELVSQGGVEAHSAGSFPYFQFASEYWFFGCPFVLSGYDQLLSVLESDEMQEAHDTLAENGNQRPIGQQIYRGARHFTSNSPVQSPADVEGLNLRLPELDPWVQIWESVGASPTPVALDELYSALEQGTADASEGGAEQISSFNLHEVQSHLSLTGHLIANGNIYINESFYQSLDETHQDLIMEAGQEATQSASETSQSREEELINELGEQGMEIVEDVDTEAFQEQAAPAVEQLFEETWAFDWETVRNM; this is encoded by the coding sequence ATGACGATCGCGAGCACCTTCGAGCCGGGACACATCCTCGTCCAGGCTGCCGAGAACTTCAAGGAACAGGTCGAATCGGAGTCCGACGGCGACATCTCGGTCGAGATCAGTCCCGGCGGCTCCTACGGTTCGGAGGACGAGATCGGCGAGCTGGTCAGTCAGGGCGGCGTCGAGGCCCACTCCGCGGGGAGCTTCCCGTACTTCCAGTTCGCGTCGGAGTACTGGTTCTTCGGCTGTCCGTTCGTCCTCTCGGGCTACGACCAGCTCCTGTCGGTGCTCGAAAGCGACGAGATGCAGGAGGCACACGACACGCTCGCCGAGAACGGGAACCAGCGCCCGATCGGCCAGCAGATCTACCGCGGGGCTCGTCACTTCACCTCTAACTCCCCGGTGCAGTCCCCCGCCGACGTGGAGGGGCTCAACCTGCGCCTCCCGGAGCTCGACCCGTGGGTCCAGATCTGGGAGTCGGTCGGCGCGTCGCCGACGCCGGTCGCGCTGGACGAGCTGTACAGCGCGCTCGAACAGGGAACCGCCGACGCCTCCGAGGGTGGCGCGGAGCAGATCAGCTCCTTCAACCTCCACGAGGTCCAGAGCCACCTGAGCCTCACGGGCCACCTGATCGCGAACGGCAACATCTACATCAACGAGTCGTTCTACCAGAGCCTCGACGAGACCCACCAGGACCTGATCATGGAGGCCGGACAGGAAGCGACCCAGTCCGCCTCTGAAACGTCGCAGAGCCGCGAGGAGGAGCTCATCAACGAACTAGGCGAGCAGGGCATGGAGATCGTCGAGGACGTCGACACCGAAGCGTTCCAGGAACAGGCCGCCCCCGCCGTGGAGCAGCTGTTCGAGGAGACGTGGGCCTTCGACTGGGAAACCGTCCGGAACATGTGA
- a CDS encoding LUD domain-containing protein, whose translation MSESTKLDADRIRTLLETESAEIKENTRLFNAERYDAVEAVGAEAHEGYRDRAREIKEDAIERLPELIHQTRSAVEANGGTVYVADDAADANRYVSEVLDDEGADSVVKSKSMTTEEIDLNEALEANDVDVWETDLGEFVIQVAEEAPSHIVGPSLHKSREEITELFEREFDPDESLDSAQKLTAFAREYLGERIDDADVGITGANFVMAESGSIALVTNEGNARKCASIPDTHVAVAGIEKIIPSVAELEPFAELISRSATGQDIPQYLSLLTPPVDTPTIDFDREDEPAFGGGDAERDFHLVLIDNGRRAMRQDDELRETLYCIRCGACANSCANFQSVGGHAFGGETYTGGIATGWEAGIEGLDVAEEFNDLCTGCSRCVNACPVKIDIPWINTVVRDRINRGKDPGFDDLLVDGLVPDEEESGTPLRKRFFGNFETVAKLGSATAPVSNAVAGTGAARTAMESVLGIDARRDLPEFERTTLRDWAQARDTAVEDPMRRVALYPDLYTNYVQTERGKAAVRVLEALGCEVVVPDAGGSGRAPLSQGMIATAEEKAEGVAESLLPYLDAGYDVVVVEPSDLAMFQREYEKLLPAETHERIAEGSYEVMEFVYGLLENGAELDALPGGEGDGVAYHSHCQQRTLGLEEYTKIVLERLGYDVLTSDVECCGMAGSFGYKSEYYDLSVDVGQSLVDQFEPAADERTVVASGTSCMEQLDSLLAPGTRHPVELLDPVRR comes from the coding sequence ATGAGTGAATCAACGAAACTGGATGCCGACCGCATCCGCACGCTGCTCGAGACGGAGAGTGCCGAGATAAAGGAGAACACGCGCCTGTTCAACGCCGAACGGTACGACGCGGTCGAGGCCGTCGGGGCGGAGGCCCACGAGGGGTACCGCGACCGGGCGCGGGAGATCAAGGAGGACGCGATCGAACGGCTTCCGGAGCTCATTCATCAGACCCGATCAGCCGTCGAGGCCAACGGCGGGACGGTGTACGTCGCGGACGACGCCGCCGACGCGAACCGGTACGTCTCGGAGGTGCTCGACGACGAGGGCGCCGACAGCGTGGTGAAGTCGAAGTCGATGACGACCGAGGAGATCGACCTGAACGAGGCGCTGGAGGCCAACGACGTCGACGTCTGGGAGACCGACCTCGGGGAGTTCGTCATCCAGGTCGCGGAGGAGGCGCCGTCGCACATCGTCGGTCCCTCGCTCCACAAGTCCCGCGAGGAGATAACGGAGCTGTTCGAGCGGGAGTTCGACCCGGACGAGTCGCTCGACTCCGCGCAGAAGCTGACCGCGTTCGCGAGGGAGTACCTCGGCGAGCGGATCGACGACGCCGACGTCGGCATCACGGGCGCGAACTTCGTCATGGCCGAGAGCGGCTCCATCGCGCTGGTGACCAACGAGGGCAACGCGCGCAAGTGCGCGTCGATCCCCGACACCCACGTCGCGGTCGCCGGCATCGAGAAGATAATCCCCTCTGTCGCCGAGCTGGAGCCGTTCGCGGAGCTCATCTCGCGGTCGGCGACCGGACAGGACATCCCGCAGTACCTGTCGCTGCTCACGCCGCCAGTCGACACGCCGACGATCGACTTCGACCGGGAAGACGAGCCGGCCTTTGGGGGTGGCGACGCCGAACGGGACTTCCACCTCGTACTCATCGACAACGGACGGCGGGCGATGCGGCAGGACGACGAGCTCCGCGAGACGCTGTACTGCATCCGGTGTGGCGCCTGCGCGAACTCCTGTGCGAACTTCCAGTCGGTCGGCGGCCACGCCTTCGGCGGCGAAACGTACACCGGCGGCATCGCCACCGGCTGGGAGGCCGGGATCGAGGGCCTCGACGTGGCAGAGGAGTTCAACGACCTCTGTACCGGCTGCTCGCGGTGCGTCAACGCCTGTCCGGTGAAGATCGACATCCCGTGGATCAACACGGTCGTCCGGGACCGCATCAACCGCGGGAAGGACCCCGGGTTCGACGACCTCCTCGTCGACGGGCTGGTCCCAGACGAGGAGGAGAGCGGGACGCCGCTGCGCAAGCGGTTCTTCGGGAACTTCGAAACCGTCGCGAAGCTGGGCAGCGCGACGGCCCCCGTCTCGAACGCGGTGGCCGGCACCGGCGCGGCGAGGACGGCGATGGAGTCGGTCCTCGGGATCGACGCCCGGCGGGACCTGCCCGAGTTCGAGCGGACCACGCTGCGCGACTGGGCGCAGGCCCGCGACACTGCCGTCGAGGACCCGATGCGACGCGTCGCGCTGTACCCGGACCTGTACACGAACTACGTGCAGACAGAGCGGGGGAAAGCCGCCGTCCGCGTGCTGGAGGCGCTCGGTTGCGAGGTCGTCGTCCCCGACGCCGGCGGGTCGGGCCGCGCGCCGCTGTCGCAGGGGATGATCGCGACGGCCGAGGAGAAAGCGGAAGGTGTGGCGGAGTCGCTCCTGCCGTACCTCGACGCGGGATACGACGTGGTCGTCGTCGAGCCCAGCGACCTCGCGATGTTCCAGCGGGAGTACGAGAAGCTGCTCCCCGCGGAGACCCACGAACGGATCGCCGAGGGGAGTTACGAGGTCATGGAGTTCGTCTACGGGCTGTTGGAGAACGGTGCTGAGCTTGATGCCCTGCCGGGCGGCGAAGGGGACGGCGTCGCCTACCACAGCCACTGCCAGCAGCGCACGCTCGGGCTGGAGGAGTATACGAAGATAGTCCTCGAGCGGCTAGGGTACGACGTGCTCACCTCGGACGTCGAGTGCTGCGGGATGGCCGGGAGCTTCGGCTACAAGAGCGAGTACTACGACCTGAGCGTGGACGTCGGGCAGTCGCTCGTCGACCAGTTCGAGCCAGCCGCCGACGAGCGGACAGTCGTCGCCAGCGGCACGTCGTGCATGGAGCAGCTCGACTCGCTGCTGGCCCCCGGAACGCGCCACCCGGTCGAACTCCTCGACCCCGTGAGGCGGTGA
- a CDS encoding TRAP transporter large permease, protein MSELLLIGTLFLGTLLVLYAVGVPVGMAMGATCVIVMVSPFGRGLNIGVIAQQLLYGLNSFTLLAIPFYLLLGRLMNRIGMTQRIFSLANSMVGQFRGGIAHVNIVASMIFSGMSGLAVADAAGLGRVEYTAMRDQGYEKDISLGVTGSSAIIGPIIPPSVPIIIYAVLAEESIGQLFLGGILPGVLIGLFLMALVFFFVYRRGYETDDHFDLANFWKSLKEAVFPLFAPILIIGGILTGTFTATEAGAIAVVYTILLGMFVYNELTLRGLFEELQYGMVETFSLTFIVGVASLYGLVALQLRLPILMAESITNFSGDPTVVILLLVGILLVVGTFMETIAAITILVPIFMPILDITGIDPLHFGIVMILTLMLGLLTPPFGVILFVLEKVTDASLEEAMKAVLPYYVPILLVLLLTIFIPEIVTYPATELIGI, encoded by the coding sequence ATGAGTGAGCTGCTCCTCATCGGCACTCTCTTCCTCGGGACGCTGCTGGTCCTGTACGCCGTCGGCGTCCCGGTCGGGATGGCGATGGGCGCGACCTGCGTCATCGTGATGGTGTCGCCGTTCGGCAGGGGGCTCAACATCGGCGTCATCGCGCAGCAGCTGCTCTACGGACTGAACAGCTTCACGCTGCTTGCGATCCCGTTCTACCTCCTCCTCGGGCGGTTGATGAACAGGATCGGGATGACCCAGCGGATCTTCAGCCTCGCCAACTCCATGGTCGGGCAGTTCCGCGGGGGGATCGCCCACGTCAACATCGTGGCGAGCATGATCTTCTCCGGCATGTCGGGACTGGCCGTCGCGGACGCGGCGGGTCTCGGCCGCGTCGAGTACACCGCGATGCGCGACCAGGGGTACGAGAAGGACATTTCGCTCGGTGTCACGGGGTCGTCGGCCATCATCGGGCCGATCATCCCGCCGAGCGTCCCGATCATCATCTACGCCGTGCTGGCCGAGGAGTCGATCGGGCAGCTGTTCCTCGGGGGCATCCTCCCCGGGGTCCTCATCGGGCTGTTCCTGATGGCGCTCGTGTTCTTCTTCGTCTACCGGCGGGGGTACGAGACCGACGACCACTTCGACCTCGCGAACTTCTGGAAGAGCTTGAAGGAGGCGGTGTTCCCGCTCTTCGCGCCGATCCTCATCATCGGCGGGATCCTGACGGGGACGTTCACCGCGACCGAGGCCGGCGCGATAGCCGTCGTCTACACTATCCTCCTGGGGATGTTCGTGTACAACGAGCTAACCCTCAGGGGGCTGTTCGAGGAGCTGCAGTACGGGATGGTCGAGACGTTCTCGCTGACGTTCATCGTCGGCGTCGCGTCGCTGTACGGTCTCGTCGCGCTCCAGCTGCGGCTCCCCATCCTGATGGCCGAGTCGATCACGAACTTCTCCGGCGACCCGACCGTCGTCATCCTGCTCCTGGTCGGGATCCTGCTCGTCGTCGGGACGTTCATGGAGACGATCGCGGCGATCACCATCCTCGTCCCGATCTTCATGCCGATTCTGGACATCACGGGGATCGACCCGCTCCACTTCGGCATCGTGATGATCCTGACGCTGATGCTCGGCCTTCTCACGCCGCCGTTCGGCGTCATCCTGTTCGTCCTCGAGAAGGTGACCGACGCGAGCTTAGAGGAGGCGATGAAGGCGGTGTTGCCGTACTACGTCCCGATCCTCCTGGTGCTGCTGCTCACGATCTTCATCCCGGAGATCGTCACCTACCCGGCGACCGAACTGATCGGGATCTGA